In the Clostridium beijerinckii genome, one interval contains:
- a CDS encoding DNA repair helicase XPB, with protein MNININNPIIVQSDKTLLVEVNNELYIEVRDKLSRFAEVIKSPEYIHTYKISPISLWNAATSGMSYQDIIEILEKYSKYEVPQNVIKDIEDNINKYGKIKIIREENSLFLISKDLYIMKEITNYKSIEKYFKEKINDFKYKIDENMRGEIKLSLIKLGYPVEDLGGYIEGNRHEMSLKKFTSLGETLSIRDYQKEASEIFYADGSAKGGSGVVVLPCGAGKTVTAMAVMDKIKEETLILTTNITAVRQWKQELIDKMNILEENIGEYSGEIKEIKSITISTYQILTHRKSKVDEFVHMNIFHEKDWGLIIYDEVHTLPAPIFRAAAEIQATRRLGLTATLVREDGKEEDVFSLIGPKKYDMPWKVLEKQGWIAEAQCTEVRVKIPEDLKMEYAVSDSKSKFRIASENYRKIDVLKNLINEHKDDKILIIGQYIEQLNIIAKELKVPIITGKTKNSEREQLFDKFRIGDITILIVSKVANFAIDLPDASVAIQVSGTFGSRQEEAQRLGRILRPKKGDNRAYFYSIVTADSREQEFALKRQLFLAEQGYKYYIELIE; from the coding sequence ATGAATATTAATATTAATAATCCAATAATAGTTCAAAGCGATAAGACTTTATTAGTGGAAGTTAATAATGAATTATATATAGAAGTTAGAGATAAGCTTTCAAGATTTGCAGAAGTTATAAAAAGTCCAGAATATATTCATACTTATAAAATATCTCCAATATCTTTGTGGAATGCAGCTACAAGTGGGATGAGCTACCAAGATATAATAGAAATTTTAGAAAAGTATTCTAAGTATGAGGTGCCACAGAATGTTATTAAGGATATTGAGGATAATATAAATAAATATGGGAAAATAAAGATTATAAGAGAAGAAAATAGTTTATTTTTAATATCAAAAGATTTATACATCATGAAGGAAATAACCAATTATAAGAGTATTGAAAAGTATTTCAAAGAAAAAATAAATGATTTTAAGTATAAAATAGATGAAAATATGAGGGGAGAAATAAAGCTTTCATTAATAAAACTAGGATATCCAGTAGAGGATTTAGGTGGATATATAGAGGGAAATAGACATGAAATGAGTTTAAAAAAGTTCACTTCATTAGGGGAAACGCTTTCAATAAGGGATTATCAAAAGGAAGCTTCTGAAATATTTTATGCGGATGGTTCAGCAAAAGGCGGAAGTGGAGTTGTAGTACTTCCATGTGGAGCAGGAAAGACTGTCACTGCTATGGCAGTTATGGATAAAATAAAGGAGGAAACTCTGATATTAACTACTAATATAACAGCAGTAAGGCAATGGAAACAGGAACTTATAGATAAAATGAATATACTTGAGGAAAACATAGGTGAATATAGTGGAGAGATAAAGGAAATAAAATCTATAACAATTTCAACTTATCAGATATTAACTCATAGAAAGAGTAAAGTTGATGAGTTTGTACATATGAATATTTTTCATGAAAAGGATTGGGGCTTGATAATATATGATGAAGTACATACACTTCCAGCACCTATATTTAGAGCAGCAGCTGAAATACAGGCAACTAGAAGACTGGGGCTTACAGCAACTTTAGTAAGAGAAGATGGAAAAGAAGAAGATGTATTTAGTTTAATAGGACCTAAAAAGTATGATATGCCTTGGAAGGTACTTGAAAAACAAGGCTGGATAGCAGAAGCTCAGTGTACTGAAGTTAGAGTGAAAATTCCAGAAGATTTAAAAATGGAATATGCAGTTAGTGACAGTAAAAGTAAGTTCAGAATAGCATCTGAAAATTATAGAAAGATAGATGTTTTAAAAAACTTAATTAATGAACATAAAGACGATAAAATACTTATAATAGGTCAGTACATAGAACAATTAAATATAATAGCTAAAGAATTAAAGGTACCAATAATTACTGGAAAAACTAAAAATTCTGAGAGAGAGCAGTTATTTGATAAATTTAGAATTGGAGATATCACTATTTTGATTGTATCAAAGGTAGCTAATTTTGCCATAGATCTGCCAGATGCCAGTGTTGCTATTCAGGTTTCGGGGACGTTTGGTTCAAGGCAGGAAGAAGCTCAAAGACTTGGAAGAATTTTAAGGCCTAAAAAAGGAGATAATAGGGCTTATTTCTACAGTATTGTGACAGCAGATAGCAGAGAACAGGAATTTGCTTTAAAGAGGCAGCTGTTTTTAGCAGAACAGGGATATAAGTATTATATAGAATTAATAGAATAA